A single window of Candidatus Methylomirabilota bacterium DNA harbors:
- the purF gene encoding amidophosphoribosyltransferase has translation MSATWRDDKFHDECGVFGIWNHPEAGNVTYLGLYALQHRGQESAGIAATDGASFHTEKAMGWVADVFSPERLRRLPGHRAIGHVRYSTAGASRLRNAQPITANTARGPIAIAHNGNLTNADALRREMERDGAIFQSTSDTEVILHLLARAPAGSLAEQLPHALGQVTGAYSLLILTPDAMYAVRDPYGFRPLTLGRLGDAWVVASETCALDLIEARYEREVNPGEILMISDAGLQSLRPFPTAERLQCVFEYVYFARPDSVLWGRNVHTVRKALGRELAREHPVEADVVIPVPDSGTSAALGFAEQSGIRYEMGLIRNHYVGRTFIEPKQGIRHFGVKVKLNPMPEMLEGRRVVVVDDSIVRGTTSRKIVRMIQSAGAREVHMRISSPPIQWPCYYGIDTPTRKDLIAASHSVDETRRYLGAESLGYLSLEGMLKSTGSDPTQFCHACFTGSYRVGIVPEPTPQLRLFEP, from the coding sequence TTGAGCGCCACGTGGCGTGACGACAAGTTCCACGACGAGTGCGGGGTGTTCGGCATCTGGAACCACCCGGAAGCCGGGAATGTCACCTACCTGGGTCTCTACGCCCTGCAGCACCGCGGCCAGGAGTCCGCCGGTATCGCGGCGACCGACGGGGCCAGCTTCCACACCGAGAAGGCGATGGGCTGGGTGGCCGACGTGTTCAGTCCGGAGCGGTTGCGTCGGCTGCCCGGGCATCGGGCTATCGGCCACGTGCGCTACTCCACGGCGGGGGCCTCCCGGCTGCGCAACGCCCAGCCCATCACGGCGAACACCGCGCGCGGACCCATCGCCATCGCCCACAACGGGAACCTGACGAACGCCGACGCCCTGCGGCGGGAGATGGAGCGCGACGGCGCCATCTTCCAGTCGACCTCCGATACCGAGGTGATCCTGCATCTGCTGGCCCGGGCGCCGGCCGGCTCCCTCGCCGAGCAGTTGCCCCACGCGCTCGGACAGGTCACCGGGGCGTACTCGCTGCTGATCCTCACCCCTGACGCGATGTACGCCGTGCGGGACCCGTACGGCTTCCGTCCGCTCACGCTGGGGCGGCTGGGGGATGCCTGGGTGGTGGCGTCGGAGACGTGCGCCCTGGACCTGATCGAGGCCCGTTACGAGCGCGAGGTGAATCCGGGGGAGATCCTCATGATCTCCGACGCCGGCCTGCAATCTCTCCGGCCCTTCCCGACGGCCGAGCGGCTGCAGTGCGTCTTCGAATACGTGTACTTCGCCCGGCCGGACTCCGTGTTGTGGGGGCGGAACGTCCACACCGTGCGCAAAGCCCTGGGCCGCGAGCTGGCCCGCGAGCACCCGGTGGAGGCCGACGTCGTCATTCCAGTCCCGGACTCTGGGACCAGCGCGGCGCTGGGCTTCGCCGAGCAGTCGGGGATCCGGTACGAGATGGGGTTGATCCGCAACCACTACGTCGGGCGCACCTTCATCGAGCCCAAACAGGGTATCCGTCACTTCGGCGTCAAGGTGAAGCTGAACCCGATGCCCGAGATGCTCGAAGGCCGGCGCGTGGTGGTCGTGGACGACTCGATCGTGCGCGGGACCACCAGCCGCAAGATCGTGCGTATGATCCAGAGCGCGGGGGCTCGCGAGGTGCACATGCGCATCTCATCGCCGCCCATCCAATGGCCGTGCTATTACGGGATCGACACGCCGACCCGCAAGGACCTGATCGCGGCCAGCCACAGCGTGGACGAGACCCGACGTTACCTGGGCGCCGAGTCCCTCGGTTACCTCAGCCTGGAGGGCATGCTGAAGTCCACCGGATCCGATCCGACGCAGTTCTGTCATGCGTGCTTCACGGGGAGCTACCGGGTGGGGATCGTGCCCGAGCCCACGCCGCAACTCCGCCTCTTCGAGCCCTGA
- a CDS encoding tetratricopeptide repeat protein produces MAGPSPERIYGHRELTRVLSLTPRRVAQLRRLDLLQRGGGYTFRDLLALKAASALLDAGAGVRQIREALTALRRQAPDLENPLAEVRFVVEGGRLLAQSERMRFDPRTGQTVLALDAGDLNKDAVATLVTGLVRPLHPPAAQAEVWFQRASEWDADPGRWEDAIDAYRRVVALDPAYAAAWNNLGLLLHRMGQYDGARRAYVEALAQDKNCAEAAYNLGSLDEDSGDAEQAIQHYRQALALSPDYADAHFNLAAALARAGRNAEAFRHWQRYLDLDAGSPWARIARAHLELVEPPEGGSKPE; encoded by the coding sequence ATGGCCGGCCCCAGCCCCGAGCGGATCTACGGCCATCGGGAGCTGACGCGCGTCCTGAGCCTCACGCCCAGGCGGGTGGCCCAGTTGCGCAGGCTCGACCTGCTCCAGCGGGGAGGCGGCTACACGTTCCGCGATCTGCTCGCCCTCAAGGCGGCCAGCGCGCTGCTCGATGCCGGGGCCGGCGTGCGGCAGATCCGGGAGGCGTTGACGGCGCTCCGCCGCCAGGCGCCGGATCTCGAGAACCCGCTGGCCGAGGTGCGCTTCGTCGTGGAGGGCGGCCGCCTGCTCGCCCAGTCCGAGCGCATGCGCTTCGATCCCCGTACCGGCCAGACGGTTTTGGCGCTGGACGCGGGCGATCTCAACAAGGACGCCGTGGCGACGCTGGTCACCGGACTCGTGCGACCGTTGCACCCGCCGGCCGCCCAGGCGGAGGTGTGGTTCCAGCGCGCCAGCGAGTGGGACGCCGATCCCGGACGCTGGGAGGACGCCATCGACGCCTACCGGCGGGTCGTCGCGCTGGACCCTGCCTACGCCGCGGCCTGGAACAACCTCGGCTTGCTCCTGCACCGGATGGGGCAATACGACGGGGCCCGGCGCGCCTACGTCGAGGCGCTGGCCCAGGATAAGAACTGCGCCGAGGCCGCCTACAACCTGGGCTCGCTCGACGAGGACAGCGGAGACGCCGAGCAGGCGATCCAGCACTATCGCCAGGCGCTTGCCCTGTCACCCGACTACGCCGACGCGCATTTCAACCTGGCGGCCGCGCTGGCCAGGGCCGGCCGCAATGCCGAGGCCTTTCGCCACTGGCAGCGCTACCTCGACCTGGACGCCGGCAGCCCGTGGGCCCGTATCGCGCGCGCCCATCTCGAGCTCGTCGAGCCCCCGGAAGGCGGGAGCAAGCCCGAATGA
- a CDS encoding NAD(P)/FAD-dependent oxidoreductase, translating into MDPLTRVVVLGGGFAGMEAMRVLERRLGRRPDVELLLVSDRNYLLFTPLLPQVASSLVEPRHIVQPIRDLRGARHFRFRRDHVVAIDLAARRLTLSEGVLAYDRLVIALGGVTPTFGVPGVEEHALPYKQLEDAILLRDHLIDLAEHADHEPDAEIRRRLLTICVVGGGYTGVELITEVQDFFHSYVVPRYRGIDARDYRLMVLEAGGEILRGVHPSLAARALRRLNREGIEVRTSARVTRVLPGAVEVAGAEIIRAGLVVWAAGVKGHPLLADLPVAHDRLGRIVVNGRLQIPGHPEVYGAGDAVSVEGKPETSIPIIPAALAHGRLAGENIVAELEGRPLATIEFAPRGMLVSLGEKDAVVEVMGIRFSGYLAWLFWNALHLLKLVGVRKQLQVALDWSLARVFPRDSTMMRSASRCPICVALRAAREPHAA; encoded by the coding sequence ATGGACCCGCTCACCCGGGTCGTGGTGCTCGGCGGCGGCTTCGCCGGGATGGAGGCCATGCGGGTGCTGGAACGGCGCCTGGGCCGCCGGCCCGACGTCGAGCTGCTGCTGGTGAGTGATCGGAACTACCTGCTCTTCACGCCGCTGCTCCCCCAGGTCGCCTCGTCCCTGGTGGAGCCCCGGCACATCGTCCAGCCGATCCGCGACCTGCGGGGGGCGCGCCACTTCCGGTTCCGGCGGGACCACGTGGTCGCCATCGATCTGGCGGCGCGACGGCTCACCCTGAGTGAGGGCGTGCTGGCCTACGACCGTCTGGTCATCGCCCTGGGCGGTGTGACCCCGACGTTCGGCGTGCCCGGCGTGGAGGAGCATGCGCTGCCCTACAAGCAGCTCGAGGACGCCATCCTCCTGCGTGACCATCTCATCGACCTGGCCGAGCACGCCGATCACGAGCCCGACGCCGAGATCCGCCGGCGCCTGCTGACCATCTGCGTCGTCGGCGGCGGGTACACCGGCGTCGAGCTGATCACGGAGGTTCAGGATTTCTTCCACTCGTACGTCGTGCCGCGCTACCGGGGGATCGACGCGCGCGACTACCGCCTCATGGTGCTCGAGGCGGGCGGCGAGATCCTGCGCGGCGTGCACCCTTCGCTGGCGGCGCGGGCGCTCCGGCGGCTCAATCGGGAGGGCATCGAGGTCAGGACGTCGGCGCGCGTCACCCGAGTGCTGCCGGGGGCGGTGGAGGTCGCGGGCGCCGAGATCATCCGGGCCGGTCTCGTCGTCTGGGCTGCCGGCGTCAAGGGTCATCCGTTGCTGGCGGATCTGCCGGTAGCCCACGACCGCCTGGGCCGCATCGTCGTCAACGGGCGGCTGCAGATCCCCGGCCACCCGGAGGTCTACGGCGCCGGGGATGCCGTGAGCGTGGAAGGCAAGCCCGAGACGTCCATTCCCATTATTCCCGCGGCGCTGGCCCACGGTCGGCTCGCCGGCGAGAACATCGTGGCGGAGCTGGAAGGCCGGCCGCTGGCCACGATCGAGTTCGCTCCGCGGGGCATGCTGGTGTCCCTCGGCGAGAAGGACGCTGTGGTGGAGGTCATGGGGATCCGGTTCTCGGGATACCTGGCCTGGCTCTTCTGGAACGCCCTGCACCTGCTGAAGCTGGTAGGCGTGCGCAAGCAGCTACAGGTGGCCCTGGACTGGTCGCTGGCCCGTGTCTTCCCCCGGGATTCCACCATGATGCGGTCAGCCAGCCGCTGTCCCATCTGTGTGGCGCTGCGCGCAGCCCGCGAGCCCCACGCGGCGTGA
- the purN gene encoding phosphoribosylglycinamide formyltransferase codes for MSEPLRVAVLASGRGSNLEAILEASRLPDFPARVVLVVSDRERAPALERAAAHGVAGVFLNPKDFGEREAYDAALSRRLEEARVGLVCLAGFMRILGGGFIRAWAGHVMNIHPALLPAFPGLHAQRQALEHGVKVAGATVHFVDEGVDTGPIILQSSVPVEPDDTEQTLAARILAEEHRLYSQAIRLFAEGRLRIVGRRVLVER; via the coding sequence GTGAGCGAGCCGCTCCGCGTCGCCGTGCTGGCCTCCGGCCGGGGCTCGAACCTCGAGGCGATCCTCGAGGCGAGCCGGCTCCCCGACTTCCCGGCTCGGGTCGTGCTGGTCGTCTCCGATCGCGAGCGGGCGCCGGCCCTGGAGCGGGCGGCGGCTCACGGCGTGGCCGGCGTGTTCCTGAACCCCAAGGACTTCGGCGAACGCGAGGCGTACGACGCCGCGCTCAGCCGCCGGCTGGAGGAGGCGCGGGTGGGGCTCGTCTGCCTGGCCGGGTTCATGCGCATCCTGGGCGGCGGCTTCATCCGGGCCTGGGCCGGCCACGTCATGAACATCCACCCCGCGTTGCTCCCCGCGTTTCCCGGGCTCCACGCCCAGCGCCAGGCCCTCGAGCATGGGGTCAAGGTCGCCGGGGCCACGGTGCACTTCGTCGACGAGGGCGTCGACACGGGCCCGATCATCTTACAATCCAGCGTCCCCGTGGAACCGGACGACACTGAACAGACGCTGGCCGCGCGGATCCTGGCCGAGGAGCACCGGCTCTATTCCCAGGCGATACGGCTGTTCGCCGAAGGGCGGCTGCGCATCGTCGGCCGGCGAGTCCTGGTGGAGCGGTGA
- the purE gene encoding 5-(carboxyamino)imidazole ribonucleotide mutase codes for MRVLDALEIGSEVVVASAHRTPERTHDYAATAHARGIKVLIGAAGGAAALPGVLAASSSVPVVGVPLAATPLGGLDALLSMVQMPKGVPVATVAIGAWGAANAAILAAQIIATGDAALAERLVAYRKRLADEVEDRARKVAEQMKARR; via the coding sequence GTGAGGGTCCTGGATGCGCTGGAGATCGGCAGCGAGGTGGTGGTGGCCTCCGCGCATCGCACGCCCGAGCGCACCCACGACTACGCGGCGACGGCTCACGCGCGAGGGATCAAGGTCCTCATCGGGGCCGCGGGCGGGGCGGCCGCGTTGCCCGGGGTCCTGGCCGCGTCGTCGTCCGTGCCGGTCGTCGGGGTGCCCCTGGCCGCGACGCCCCTGGGAGGACTGGACGCGCTGCTCTCCATGGTCCAGATGCCCAAGGGCGTGCCTGTGGCGACCGTGGCCATCGGGGCCTGGGGTGCAGCAAACGCGGCGATCCTCGCCGCGCAGATCATCGCCACGGGCGATGCGGCTCTCGCCGAGCGGCTCGTCGCATACCGCAAGCGGCTCGCCGACGAGGTGGAGGACCGTGCGCGGAAAGTCGCCGAGCAGATGAAGGCGCGGAGATAG
- the purH gene encoding bifunctional phosphoribosylaminoimidazolecarboxamide formyltransferase/IMP cyclohydrolase, with product MKIARALVSVHDKTGVVDFARGLHELGVELVSTGGTARLLREAGIPVREVSDITGFSEMLDGRVKTLHPRIHGGILARRDLPEHLATLERHGIPPIDLVVVSLYPFEATVARPGVGRAEAIEQIDVGGPTMIRAAAKNHDGVAVVTDVSQYATVLEELRAGQGTLSAATRRSLAREAFRRTAQYDAAIAAYLQLGGCEAPSPKPPDSGLDRALGSIAPATSGSGGEADARTVEFPERLRVEYERVAALRYGENPHQAAALYREANGWPFGVGAMRQLHGPELGYNNLLDLSAALGLLLEFPDPAAVVVKHTNPCGAACGVTVAEAMVRAKASDPVSIYGGIVGVNRTLDMGVVAALSGIFVEILFAPAFAADALEELRRTKKKCRVLELPCQRPAGGIELRSVLGGLLTQSLDDVDLDPAALRVVSQRAPSDDEQAALGFAWRVAKHVKSNAIVLTTREQVIGVGAGQMNRLDSARLAVLRAGEAKLATRGSVGASDAFFPFRDGLDVLARAGVTAVIQPGGSVRDAEVIAAADEHGMGMLFTGIRHFRH from the coding sequence GTGAAGATCGCGCGAGCCCTCGTCAGCGTGCACGACAAGACGGGCGTCGTGGACTTCGCCCGCGGCCTGCACGAGTTGGGCGTGGAGCTCGTCTCGACGGGCGGCACCGCCCGGCTGCTCCGGGAAGCCGGAATACCGGTCCGCGAGGTGAGTGACATCACGGGCTTCTCGGAGATGCTCGACGGCCGCGTGAAGACACTGCATCCCCGCATCCACGGCGGCATCCTGGCCCGCCGCGACCTGCCGGAGCACCTGGCCACGCTGGAGCGCCACGGCATCCCCCCCATCGATCTGGTCGTGGTCTCGCTCTATCCTTTCGAAGCCACGGTCGCCCGGCCCGGGGTCGGCCGGGCTGAGGCCATCGAGCAGATCGACGTGGGAGGGCCCACCATGATTCGCGCGGCCGCCAAGAACCACGACGGTGTCGCCGTCGTCACCGACGTCTCGCAGTACGCCACCGTGCTGGAGGAGCTCAGGGCCGGTCAGGGGACGTTGAGCGCGGCCACCCGGCGCAGCCTGGCCCGGGAGGCGTTCCGACGGACGGCGCAGTACGACGCGGCGATCGCCGCCTATCTCCAGTTGGGGGGGTGCGAGGCGCCCTCCCCCAAACCCCCCGATTCGGGTCTCGACCGAGCCCTGGGCTCGATCGCGCCCGCGACGTCAGGTAGCGGCGGTGAAGCCGACGCTCGAACAGTCGAATTTCCGGAGCGCTTGCGGGTCGAGTACGAGCGGGTGGCGGCATTGCGGTATGGGGAGAATCCGCACCAGGCGGCGGCGCTCTATCGCGAGGCAAACGGCTGGCCCTTCGGGGTCGGCGCCATGCGACAGCTGCATGGGCCCGAGCTCGGCTACAACAACCTGCTCGATCTGTCGGCCGCGCTGGGCCTGCTGCTCGAGTTCCCGGACCCCGCCGCCGTGGTCGTGAAGCACACCAATCCCTGCGGAGCGGCGTGCGGCGTGACGGTCGCCGAGGCCATGGTGCGGGCGAAGGCCTCCGACCCCGTCTCCATATACGGCGGCATCGTGGGCGTCAATCGTACGCTGGACATGGGGGTCGTGGCCGCGCTCAGCGGGATCTTCGTGGAGATCCTCTTCGCCCCGGCGTTCGCCGCCGATGCCCTGGAGGAGCTGCGCCGGACCAAGAAGAAGTGCCGGGTGCTGGAGCTGCCGTGCCAGCGGCCGGCCGGCGGCATCGAGCTCCGTAGCGTGCTGGGGGGCCTGCTCACCCAGAGCCTCGACGACGTCGACCTCGATCCGGCGGCCCTGCGGGTGGTCTCGCAGCGGGCGCCCAGCGACGACGAGCAGGCGGCGCTGGGCTTCGCGTGGCGGGTGGCCAAGCACGTGAAGTCGAACGCCATCGTGCTGACCACGCGCGAGCAGGTCATCGGGGTGGGCGCCGGCCAGATGAACCGGCTCGACTCCGCGCGGCTGGCCGTGCTCCGGGCCGGCGAGGCCAAGCTGGCTACGCGGGGCAGCGTCGGCGCCTCGGACGCGTTCTTCCCGTTCCGGGACGGGCTCGACGTCCTGGCCCGGGCCGGCGTCACCGCGGTGATCCAGCCGGGTGGCTCGGTGCGCGACGCCGAGGTCATCGCCGCGGCCGACGAGCACGGCATGGGCATGCTGTTCACCGGCATCCGACACTTCCGTCACTGA
- a CDS encoding L-threonylcarbamoyladenylate synthase — protein MGPEVQKLDPASVSGAVLERAVEVLKSGGLLAFPTETFYALGAHALDAGAVRRVFDLKGRAWSKPLLVLVDSIAMAQRIALVGESARALMARHWPGALTLVLPARSELPAELTAGTSTIGVRLSPHWLARALVAGLGGPITAPSANPSGAPPPTTADEVLAYFVGALPLLLDGGPTAGGSPSTVVDMTGDAPRVLREGAVRL, from the coding sequence ATGGGGCCAGAGGTCCAGAAGCTCGATCCGGCCAGCGTTTCCGGGGCAGTGCTTGAGCGGGCGGTTGAGGTGCTGAAGAGCGGCGGTCTCCTGGCCTTTCCCACCGAGACCTTCTACGCCCTCGGCGCCCACGCGCTCGATGCCGGCGCGGTCAGGCGCGTGTTCGACCTCAAGGGGCGGGCCTGGTCGAAGCCCCTGCTGGTGCTCGTCGACTCCATCGCGATGGCCCAGCGCATCGCCCTGGTCGGTGAGTCGGCGCGCGCGCTCATGGCGCGCCACTGGCCGGGCGCGCTCACCCTGGTCCTGCCCGCGCGCTCCGAGCTGCCAGCCGAGCTGACCGCGGGAACGTCCACGATCGGCGTACGGCTGTCCCCCCACTGGCTGGCCCGGGCGCTGGTCGCCGGACTGGGCGGACCGATCACGGCGCCCAGCGCCAACCCCTCCGGAGCGCCCCCTCCGACGACGGCAGACGAGGTGCTGGCCTACTTCGTCGGAGCGCTGCCGTTGCTGCTCGACGGCGGTCCCACCGCGGGCGGCTCGCCCTCCACGGTTGTCGACATGACCGGCGACGCGCCGCGCGTCCTGCGAGAGGGCGCGGTCCGCCTGTGA
- the purD gene encoding phosphoribosylamine--glycine ligase: protein MKVLLVGGGGREHALAWRIAGSPIVQSVLATPGNPGIAAHADCRAIPPDAAADLVSLARAERVDLTVVGPEAPLVAGLADRFGDAGLIALGPGSAAARIEGSKAWAKELMASHGIPTARFATFAAAAEARRYCRKLGVPLVVKADGLAAGKGAVVCRTLADADAAIAACMEERAFGAAGDIVVVEELLVGEEVSFFALANGSTAVALGAAQDHKTVFDDDCGPNTGGMGAYSPVPGFPLAMEQAVMETIVMPTVAALAKEGVVYRGVLFVGLMLTAEGPKVLEFNCRFGDPECQVLMARLQDDIVPLLLAAARGEALPARVRWSPEAAVCVTLASGGYPGAYATGLPVAGLEAAEAMEGVRAFHAGTARRDGGLVTAGGRVLGVTATGSSLRVAIERAYAAVDSIHFEGMHYRRDIGRRAVVTP, encoded by the coding sequence ATGAAGGTGCTGCTCGTCGGCGGCGGCGGCCGCGAGCACGCCCTGGCCTGGCGAATCGCCGGCAGCCCGATCGTCCAGTCGGTGCTGGCCACGCCCGGCAACCCCGGCATCGCGGCGCATGCCGACTGCCGGGCGATCCCCCCCGATGCCGCCGCGGATCTCGTGAGCCTGGCCCGGGCCGAGCGCGTCGACCTCACCGTGGTGGGACCGGAGGCGCCACTGGTCGCGGGCCTCGCCGACCGGTTCGGCGACGCCGGCCTCATTGCGCTGGGGCCCGGCTCGGCGGCGGCGCGGATCGAGGGCTCGAAAGCCTGGGCCAAGGAGTTGATGGCCAGCCACGGGATTCCCACGGCCCGATTCGCGACGTTCGCCGCCGCCGCCGAGGCGCGGCGGTATTGCCGGAAGCTGGGCGTCCCGCTGGTCGTCAAGGCCGACGGCCTGGCCGCGGGCAAGGGCGCCGTCGTCTGCCGCACGCTGGCCGACGCCGACGCGGCGATCGCCGCCTGCATGGAAGAACGAGCCTTCGGCGCCGCTGGCGACATCGTCGTCGTCGAGGAGCTGCTGGTCGGCGAGGAGGTCTCGTTCTTCGCCCTGGCCAATGGCTCCACGGCGGTCGCGCTGGGAGCGGCCCAGGACCACAAGACGGTGTTCGATGACGATTGCGGGCCGAACACGGGGGGGATGGGCGCCTACTCGCCGGTACCGGGCTTCCCCCTGGCGATGGAGCAGGCGGTCATGGAGACCATCGTCATGCCCACGGTCGCGGCGCTCGCCAAGGAAGGGGTGGTCTACCGTGGGGTGCTCTTCGTCGGCCTCATGCTGACCGCCGAGGGGCCCAAGGTGCTCGAGTTCAACTGCCGCTTCGGCGACCCGGAGTGCCAGGTGCTCATGGCTCGCCTCCAGGACGACATCGTCCCGCTCCTCCTGGCCGCAGCCCGCGGCGAGGCGTTGCCCGCCCGGGTGCGGTGGAGCCCCGAGGCCGCCGTGTGCGTCACGCTGGCCTCGGGAGGCTATCCCGGCGCGTACGCCACCGGCCTCCCGGTTGCAGGCCTGGAGGCCGCCGAGGCCATGGAAGGCGTCCGCGCGTTTCACGCCGGCACGGCCCGGCGCGACGGAGGCCTGGTCACGGCCGGCGGACGCGTGCTGGGCGTGACGGCAACGGGGTCTTCGCTTCGCGTTGCCATCGAGCGCGCTTACGCCGCCGTCGACTCCATCCACTTCGAGGGGATGCACTACAGGAGAGACATTGGGCGCAGAGCCGTCGTCACGCCGTAG